One Drosophila willistoni isolate 14030-0811.24 chromosome XL unlocalized genomic scaffold, UCI_dwil_1.1 Seg142, whole genome shotgun sequence genomic window, TTGCATCAACACAAACAGCAAAAGCTGGCAATGGAAAAAGTAACGCGGCATCtgcattaaaaaatgtaaatgattaaataaaataacattAAATGGATCTGCGAAGGCTTTGTAACGTTCAAGGATAAGGATAAGTGTGCCTCCAACATTTGAGATACTTATTACTTAATATGAATTTCCGAGAAGTTATAAAAAACACGATACAAAAACTGTCTAGTCTAGAGTCACCTCCCACTTTAATCTGATGTTGATTTATATCGCCGAATTTCACTTTCACTTGCTTTGAATTATTaggttttttgtgtttcttttttttgttgggtttatgttttaatatattacaaacggaccaaaaaaaaaaaaaaatgaagaaaaattaaacaaaaacaaaatcaccTTTACTTTGGGGGGtttattgtttataattttaatttgtttggtttttgtttgttgtcgtttttgttttttttttttttgttggtgtgtttatatttattatgttGTAAGTATGTTGGACGTGGAGAAGCCTGGACAACGGACGCGCTTTGATTAACATTGCTGAAATGAAGTGCCTTGGCTTTTATATAGCAGAGAGAGGCgaatgaaaatataaaaacacaGAAAGCAAGTGAAAAACCTGGCGGCAAGTTGCCAATTTTCCTCAATTGCCATGAAAAACTGCATCCAACCTGGGTTAGACTCTTGTCTCTTTCGCTCTTTCTGCAACTCTAGACAAAGGCATTTGccagtgtgtgcgtgtgtgtgtgtcaaaaCCAAAACTCAAATACATCGTCGTGTCTTGGCCAATTCTTTTGAATCAAAGGCAAAACGCAAACAAAATGATTGAAAAAACGCagagaaacaaacaaaaacaaaaaaaaattcaattgttgCATGTGCCCAACGCATTTTGGCCATCAATTCAAGTTCAAGTTTAACACGCGCATCGTGGCGAGAGGCTCCTTTTGAGGTTTTTCTTCATGTAtttacatgtatgtgtgtgtgtagttgtTGCTTGGTTCCGTCTTCCGAAACATTTTTCGAGGCCCACAATTAGCCAAAGAGCTGAGAGTGTCTTCCGCATTTTGTCTATGATACGGTTAAACGGGTTTCGGCACACTCGATTCATTTCGCTTtagttttgtgtttgttttcatTCAAAAAGCTCTGGAAAATGCTTTTCCAGTTGtcgttttttctctcttttcttcTTTCGTTTTCTTCCTTTTAGCCaataaaacatttattaaTTGGTATCACCAGCATTCAATTAACAATGGGCCAAAATGTGTAAATAAGGCTTATTTACGGATTTAACAATGATTCGTTTAAGAacatcattttgttttgagAGAAAAGCGTAAGCTTTTCTTTGATTTAATTtcctaacaaaaaaaatccatCAAAAATCTCGTAATggatatataaaataaaaagaattcaaaattcattaggttgttgttgcttgtcaGCTAGAAAATGTGTGTGACTTATGGGatttttgattcttttttcAAAGTTACAAGAATGCTCAGCAAATATGTAGACCACTAATGAAGAAGGACCAAATTAAGAGGACAACACTAAAGATATTCAACTTACAATGGAGTTTACGGACACAATAGTATGAAGAATGGACAATAAAAACATGGACGAATTACAAAAAATGTCTCAGTCCTTTTGATGTAATTGTTATTTCCTAGTCTGTTATGTCTTAAAAGTATGGAAACCTTGCTTTTGAAACTTTGCTTTTGTCACCAGGACAATGAGATTGTGTTCTGTTACATagtaatatatatgtacataagtataGGCGTTAAGGTATTTTTCGAAAATTTGGTGCCATAGTCACAAAAGCAAAGTTCTCTTGGGACAATAGCTGTTTTCTATACTATACCTAACTGACTAGGAAATAACAATTACAACCCATGGTCAAAAATCTTGTTACATGGTGTTATCAATTTTAACTACAAACACCCTCAGGATTCCATCATCAATACGGTCAAAACTTATATAAGAGTTTAAGACAGAAACCACGATTTATTTcatgcagaaaacaaaaatcgatATCAGAACAATGCGCGCTTCTCTGACAGATTTCAATATACAGTGGATGCCCGCTATAACGATTTTACGGTTTGATTGGCTTTATGCAAACTTGTAAGGAAGCACAATCGTTTATAAGGAAGCAATTGCCGGCATCTGTTGTAAATCAAGGAAAATGTTCGAATGGCACAAAAACCGCAAACATAGATTCAACAACGTGGAGCTAAAGTCCAAGAAATGAaccaagaaataaaaaacCGGGATCTCAGGACATAAATCGGACACTAAgaaacgaaacaatataaacccacaaaaaaaagaactcgCAGCCCAGAAAGTGGACACTCTTCTGATTTCGCAGCTGGAAACACATTACAATTACAGATATGCTACTCATACTTAAAACATTAACAAGTACTACACCTAATATTAAAACGGACAAGGACAGACAAACGATGTTTAACTCGTTTTAACTCGGCGTTGATCAGAACAGAAGTCGCAAGGAAGCCTTCTGCCTTCCCTCAACTACACATACCTGACAATGACCCGGACCAGAAAGCCAACAAACCGAATTGGCATATTTTCAAGAatattaaactttaaatttcaTAAGCAATAATTAGAAAAATCGAAATCGAAAATGCTTACCCCTTTTCGTGGCACACTTCACTTCACACCTCGATGTTATGGCAATTAAAGTTGCCATTTcgtgttgttcttgttgctgttggtgaaACAAATTGGAATGAGATAAACTGCAGATGGAAAAGCCAGACAAAAAGTTATATACTTATGGGCATGTTTACGCCTTTCGCGACATTGTAACCAAAGACGTTCCATGAATAGCTCGGCCCTTTCCAGTTCAGAACATTCTTGAATTAGCTGCCGTTCCAGTGACTTATCGATTTGaggctttttttttaaaacaatttgttgcttttgctgtggCTGTGTCTCAAGGACTTGTTGTCCATCGGGTTCAGATCGACTTGTTTGTGTTTCACTTGGCATAATCTGCGAATGCTGCTGTCCCAACAAATGTTGCACTTGCAATTGCAATGGCTCCTCCTCTTCCTGATGTCCTGCCGCCATGCGTTTTCCTATTTTTGTGAATAAACGTTTTGGTAGAAAACAACTACGCCGACTGGTCGCTGACCAGAATCCAGCTCGATCCAATAGCCAAGGTCGTTTCTTGGGCTGCTTTTCCACTATTTTAGCAATTGTCACTTCTTTTTCATCATTATTTTCTGCCTGCTCAATTTGGTGTTGCTTCACCTTCTCGTCATGGAAAATTGCTaggatatttttcaatttcggAATGAGTACGAAACAGGAACTGCCTATTCGTGGCAGCAGTTTATCCGACTTCTTTGGCAGCGATAACTGACTGCCCAGAGTTTCCTTACGCACATAAAGCTCCAGAAAGGAATAAACTAAATGCATAGTTTGTTCAGCATCGCCATCAATTATTTCGTGTACTCGAAGGATCATTGGTATGTGCAGCTGCCTCAATGAGGTGTGCAACAGATGATAGTTCGCATGCCAGTCGGTGAGATTAGTGCTATATTCACTAACCAATTCCAGACGAACACTGCCCGGCAATATCCGATCGAGCAGATGGCACCAGACCGCTCCATTACGCAATTCTTTAAGCGATTTGTAATCGCTTTTCAATAACAAATTAACACCAGCCAGAGCCCTCTCGTCTGGGCTTAGTTCGTTGGATCCACTCTTGGCAGACATTTAATGTTAacaatttggaaaaaaaactaattgaaCTCTAACTTGCTGTTGTAATTTGGAATGGaaagtaatatatatatatatttctgtcGTGTTTGCTAGCTGGAGAGTTGTTGTATGTATAGTTTGATATGAGGGATAATTCTGAATGTGACTAAACTACCTGGAAACTGTTTTGACAAATGTATATCAAGGCCAATATGATGGAGTAAGAACAATTGGTGAATagattttaaaacaaaaaatttattcttAGAAAAGCCACACTGAAAAGTTAACAACTGGAATCTTAGAGATTGCTTTTCGCTTACTATATTTGGTAATTATTTActtgaattttgtaattttcatTGTTAGCCAGCCAGGGTTACTTCACTTTGCCGACTGCAGTGATAACTTCTGGTACTCTCCCGCTGAGCAAATACCAATTGACTGAGTTTCCCATCAATCAAACTTGTTATACGCTGACGCCACACGACAAAGCCATGCCACATCTTGGCGGGCAAGGCAGTGGCCCATAGGGTGAACCATAGGAGGCAAGCACCGATCACACTTGTGGTGAGGCCAAGTAACCAATATTCCCATGCCGCATAGGTGTCATCTTCGGTGATCAAGGGCTGCAGTATGCCGACAATGGCACAGTGACATAGTCCCTCGATGCGGCACCAAAGTTTCGTTAGCATCAGATCCAATGTGAGGCAGCATACCAATGTCTCCGTGGTCAGTTCAAAGAGAGTTGCCGAATAGTTGGTGTACCACCAATCGGGAAATATATGAATCGCTTGCAATACGGTCACAATGCAGGCCGAGAAGAGCCAACAGCCCAGCATTGGAGCCGGTGAGCATTTGCCCAGCAGAAAGTAGTACGAGACGCCCATCACCGAATGGAGTAATACGGCTATGCCCAATGCTGTGAGGCGAGCCATTGGAATCACTTGGACTCACTTCCTGCACTTCGTTATTGGCTATTGGCTATTGGCTTTGTGGCTTTTCCTCGAAAACTCTATTCGGGTGGTTTGTTCATGTCAGTCAGACATTTGGAAATGGTTAACTAACTGAGAGCCAGTTTAACTGGCTCCAAAGTCAAGGCcttcgtgtttttttgttcctcaTTTCCACTGAGCTCATTACGTTGCCTGTGAAAAACTGTggaaaattcaattcaaaccCGCAACCCCCGCATCTCTTCACCCGAATGGCCATAGATGTACATACACCCGCCACTTTAAAGGCGGTTTGTTtactttcattttttattgcaaacaacaacaaaataaataactaaaaaccaaaaagtttatatttattttctcgATTTCAATTGCCTAGTTTTAGGCAAATCGTTCAAAATGATCGTTAGCTTTCGTTATGCCTAAAGCTTTCTCAAAATAGTAACCAATCTATGTTATATTTATGACATCTTGTGTTTTGGTATTaatagtttttataccatgcacacACATAGTGCAATGGTGTATTAAAGTTGCCAAAAAGTATGTAACAGGCGGAaggacatatatatattcttgaccaGCATCAATTTTATTGCTGATGTTAATTCATTTTAATCGACCATGAAATAGCcaaaacatttataaacattttggACTCTGTGGGTCATAAGGTCGAAGTTGGCCGTTGATCAGTGGCGGCGCTTAAGTGCTTGTGTGCTAATAAGAGTAAGGGAGATAGTCTACAGATTTTCATTCACTTGGTCTTATAAATTTAGTATACATAGTTGTTTCACTTGTTGCATGGTATACCTAaatcggcgagacgacttacttctttaatttttttattacgCTTCAAGTTTATCTAAACATTTTGCTAACATTAAATAATCAAACTCGAATAATGCGGCCCGTATACATTTGCTCAGTGCATGCAATTCAATCATATTCTTATTTGTATGTTAGCTATTATTATGtagctacatacatacatattagaTAACTGAGTGAGCAACTAAAAAAGTTAGTGAAACAGAGAATGACTCATTCGGGCCAACACTACTTTTTGTTACAGTGTTTGTTGTGAGTGTCCTTAAATTAAGTACAAAAACTTATAGTTCCTCTTGAAAAGTTATCCTTGATAGTAGTAGCCCTTGAAAGGATTCACTCATTCGAAGGCATagagttttaattttatagaaATCTTTGAAAGGCATCACGAAGTGCGGTGAGACAGGAGGAAGCCCTTAAAGATAACGCATTAGAGTAAAAGCTGTCTTAAAGCCAACACAAAGGGCTGCACCAGCTGCAGCTTCAGGAGGAGCGAAAATTCCAATTTCTCATATTGTTCTTGCATGGGCGTAGGCAGCATCTAATTTAAGGGGGGCTCTGCaaggaaaaataaataattgggAAATATATTTATCTGCTTTTAGCATATAATATATACGATTTAACGACTTAAAATCGAGTCGATGGaaagaagatttaaatttCGATTTCCACAAATTTATGCTGTCACTAATTTGATTCAAATGagacaaaattataaatttattgtaACGAACTCACCCCCCAAACTACGCCTATGTGTGCTTGTCTATTGGGCGTGGCGTCTTTTCACTTGGCTAAAGTgcaactaaaagaaaaatcctatcccaaaaaaataatagaaatatatatatatatatatatatatatatatgtataaagagagagagagagagatagagtgaAGGAGAGCGAGTGAGGTAGAAAGATAGGGAAGGCAAAACCAGCTGCAGATTTTCTATAAAAGCCGTAGCTAACGAGATTTGATGAATTGCAAGTCTTTGTGAATGAAGCTACAAGAAAGCTGCATCGCATGAATAGTTCCCACACTCTTGGCCAGCCAACCTCCCGCATCCAGCCAAAGGacgcagaaaaaaaaacccattaaGTGGTTTAAGGCactccaacaaaaaaaagaagcaagaaagtaacaaaaaagcaaagtaagaatgaaagaaaattgTAAAAGAAATGGCTAGCAAAACACCAAGGCAAcatggcaaaagaaaaatgcagTTGACATGAAAGGCAGCCACCAAGTAAGCAGACAAAGCTAACACCCAGTTTCAGTTGCTCGTCCTGGACGCAATCCCAGTCCCAGTCCCAGTCGCAGTCGCAGTCGCAGTCTTAACATAGCAGCTTGACGAATTACTTGCCAGCTGGTTGGCTGACTACCGAAGACGAAGAAGACGCTGCCAACCAAAAGGcgaaagaaaatttaatttgaccAACATTTTGATAGATCAAGTTCATTTGCAGGCCAAAAAGATTTATGACTTACTGTACATAGTAGCCAAACAGCAGGAAGCAGACAGCAGGCGAGCCATAAAGGAGTTAACCGTTTCACAGGATTCAATATTAGCATTTATTTCTGTTCTCTGGTGTACTGAATAGACCCGAATACCCACCTTAACTTTTGGTATATTCCATAGAGAAATGCATTCACCCCCAATTGCATTCTGCTAAATTAACAAAACTGCCTACTGTAGAATGTTCGAATTGATTGAAATGTCCGAAAGTCGAAAGAAACTTAAatgaaatatcaaaatatacCATGATTTCCTCTCACCTCTCACACTGCGACTTTTGCCATTTattactttaaaaataaaaaaagaacaaaaaaaaaccggaAAACAATGCGAAATAGTCATACCCTAGTCaaaatgcaatcaaatttgataaCAATTGCTCATAAATCTCAAGTATTTTTTTCTTaagccctctctctctctctctctctctctgtccctcTATCTCCCTCTGTCTCTTTTTATCTTTACTGCTCGGTAGTTTACCGAATGACTATTAATGTGAAATACCCTACTGTGTAAGGGtattagaaagaaaaaaacctgACTGCAAAGCGTTCATCAGGACCAACTGCTGCTATTTCTACTGCGTCCTTCTGATATCAcgcactcgcacacacacacacacacacacacacacaggcaaaTATTGCAACGTTCGTCCCAAATGCATtcaattaacaattttctcTACCGGCTTCCTAGTGGAAAACTTTGCCAGGCGGCCAGAAAGGCTTCTATACAGGGCAGAAGCTAGGTATATATAGAGAGAACAGAGTGCTAAAGATTCAGAGTGTGAGAGGCTTTTAATCAAAAACTTGCATTTACCCACAGTCTGTTtgtatgtgcgtgtgttttagtgtgtgtgtgtgtgtgactacAGAACTTTTGTGGCCCAAGTTTTCTGCAATGCGACGGCTTCAAACTGTGGGCGGGGAGGGTGTAGGGCGATGAGGGTGGTAGGTAAAAACTTCTCAAATTGTGACGTCGACAAAAGTCAAATCGTGGAGATGGAGGACCTTTCTACCAACGCTCTCGTCCATGCAGCAATCAAATTGGCTGAAAAAATATGCCAACATTAAATTGTATAAGCGAATTGGGGATACCCTATTTAAGAGCTTCAAATTTGTTAGAAATACTTGAAAGTGAACAGACTATCGACTTAGCTTATATCTGTACATATATGACAATCAATAATTCATTGCAATTTATAGGGTATACAGGTATTTAAACATAAAATTAATTCTTGCCCTTCTTATTCTTATCATTGTAATCAATTTCGCTGAGATTTCATTGGAAAAGATGGCAAAGACTATTAAAACCTTTTCGATGCAAATCTACCCGCATTAGGTAAAAGTTTGGATCCTTCTTCTGGCTTGGCTCACCCCCTAGAAATGTTTACCTAACACAGTCGTCGACAAAAGTCCATGGCCATTTAGCAAAAGTAATTAAGCGTCGATGCGTTTCATTTGTGTTACTTTTCTGGGCAATTAAGGCaagagagaaataaaaaaagaaaggaaagaaatggtaggtggtaggtatgtatgtatgaatgtatatgtatagaaagtttttgaaattgcaGTTTTTCCAGTGCGGCGTAAAATTTTCATAGTTAATTGTAGACCAAAAGCTGTTGACGTGCTGGCGGTTGCCTTAGACTTGGATAGGTTGgagttttggttttggtttcggtttcggtttcggattgggttttctgtttttctattttttgggAAACGAAAAGTTTTATGCAGTCCAGGAAAATCAATGAGGAAAAGTGAGTGGCAGATAAAAAAGGCTATGTGCATGAAGTATCGTTGGCAGCAACAAGTGTGAGTGGAGTTTGTAGAAAAAGGCTTTAGGCAATTGGTCAAGGGTTAGCCAGCTTTTAGATATACTTTCATAATGAGTCGAGTGGTTCAGTTAAGCAAACTTTATCTAATACCCAAAAACATTGCAACTCCTTAACTATTTTGAGTGCGGGGCGGGGAAATTTAGTTGTGTATGCTTATGTAAGAGATGCAAGCTCAAAGTGTTTTTAATTGTTGGCAGTTGCTTGAGttttcaattgaattaaaGTTGTTATTGCTTGATAGACCAACAACATATACCTTCATGGCAGTTACTTAAAGAGGAACTTTGTGATATTCTTGCAATGATTATTTTTCATCTGTCATTGTGACTTCAACTATCTGAATCTGTTCGGTAGCTGGTTATAAACTCAATGCTGTGCCGAAAACATTTACTTTACCTCATCAAGCTCATCATTTACTCAGCCATTCTCGGTCTTGgtcctcatcctcatcacCATTATCACCATCAtcaccaccatcatcatcatcatcatgaatAGAGGCAACAATTTACCCAACTCTCCAGGCAATGCAATGTGCAAAAAGTGTTTCTCATTAAAAAGTTGTTTCACAATTTTATTATCCTGTCGTCGACGTTGTCGTTGTCGGTTGTCGGTTGTCATCATCATCCCTGCTCCTTGTCCTACTTGCCATTGCCTTTACTGTCCCCATAGCTATCGCCTTTGCCCTTATTCCTGTGGTCCATTCTCTCCTCAGGTGCTGGCTGCCTGGGTAGAGGGTGACAATGTCAATAAAGCAAACTTCTTTCCATCCGGAACAAcatcaaattatttttaaattacttgcaaaaatggcaaaaaaatacatacaaatatatgtatgtacttaaaaagttataataataataataataataatagtacaaaaaaagaaaaaaaaaacaaaaacaatgtaGCCCCATGGGCATTTGTGGGTGAAAGTGCCTCATGATGTGTAGTTTGCTGGCAGGAACCAAATTCTCTTGGAAATTTCAATTACCTTAATGCTTTTTTCTTGCCATTCTACTCATGTCCATGTGAACTACTTGTTTCgtctatctctttctcaaGAGTAAAGATAGGGAAAACAAGAATCGCACATTAAATGAAGTAATTAGCCGACATGCTATTTAGCAAGTATATATCGCTACCTCGCTTTTTATTACAACTGTCAACTCCTCTACTATCGATTACATTTTGAAGAACCTTTATCGACATAATTTGGCTATTTTCAGTCGAATTTTGCTGAAATTTGACATGTTGTCTGATATTAGTGACAGATTTTGGTGTAGCAATTTTTAGATCATTCATGGGTCTATATACCAAGTTTGATGGCCCTATCTATCATATACTCCAAGATCTAGTCGATTCGGGTGCTAattctgatcaagaatatatgtacatactttatggggtcgaaaAAACCTTCTTATTTCCTTCTGTTACATACACTTTGACGACTTTAAAATAACATTTCACCCCATAAGTGCATGGTATAATAATCTCTCAGTGATAGTCTGTGATAGTTAAGGCTATTCAACAGTAGATTCCAAAACGAATGTCTGATTCTTTTTCGAATAATGGAATAGGTAGAGCTTTAAAAGAATTGCAAAAGACTTAAATAAAGTCTAGCTCGCTCTTGTACACAACAATACAAACCAAACGTTAGCCCCACTTACCAGCCCCATTATAACTTGGctgttttatttcaaattgaattgaattttgttaaaaGGATTGACTTTGATAATATGTGCGCCTAATGAAAATTATCGGGACTATAGTGAACATGATTAAAACCTTATAAAAATCgtttcaaatttaattataacCAAATTTGAAATCTTTCCATTCATCGATTCCGTATACCCTGTATATAAGCCCATAAAAAATGGCACAAATAAATCATTAATCAATTAGATTCTAGGAATTCTACAGTCATGGGCGTAGCTAGTGTTTCTTATCGAGGGAATACTGATAAATCGACTTGAGAAAAGGCCCATGGACCAGACCATTTGAATACCCTTGTCCACCACACTACGCATATGAGTGTCTCCAAATCGAATGGCGgataagaaattaatttatcTGTTACGTACTCAATTGAAGAAAACCCTTATCGTTTATTGGTTTACTGATAAGCGATATGAGTACAATGAATTTTCATTGATGACGAAATAACGTCATACATATTTGACCGATATGacaacatataaaaaaaagaagcaaattcctatatatattatttttgatttttaattattaggtTATGCAAGAATTTAAAGATATTTGAATTGATTGATAAtgatattttaaaacattttattataaaCATATATGGGATAATGATGACTTACCAAGACAATGTGTTACCTCTATCATTTTCGCTACATTCACAGCCAGTCTAGTACACCAGATAAGATGGTTCTTTATCAAACTGATTAGATTGGTGGCCAAAATACATATACCAGTTATGGTAATGCTACCGGCGTTCTAGTTTGCTATTAGCCGTCATGACACTAAGAAGTGGTTTTGCCAAAGCAACTATTTTGGTATTTCTGGCACTATTTGCCCTGCTGCTGGTGATCAATATTGGTCACCATGACACACGGCAGCAGTTGCAGGATGAATTGCTGTCATACAGAGCTAAGGCAGCTGTCCCATCGTCTCCTACAATTAATAAGGTGACGCCGCCAGCCGTTCAGTACGTTGAAGAGCCCGTCAATGAGCAATTAGTTTTACAATTGGAACAGGAATTACCCGAAGTGGATTATAAATATTGGTATTATCAGGCCAAACCGAAAACGTATCGTTTAAATAAAACCTGTGCCCCCTATCCGGATCCCTTGGAGCTGCAATTGTACAACATATATTGGCAGAGTTTCTTGAATGCAAATGTCACATTTCGATTGTATGCTGCCTACTTGGATACACGGGACGATGACGCCGAAGGCCCACGAGTGAGAGTGCTGGGCACAGCGAATCAAATCGGTGAGGGTTTCCCACAAACATATTGTCATCTGTGGTACGACAATCATAGCCAACCGATGATCGTGAATGTCACCGAGTTTGTCagcgtgtgggtgaaggggtGGGGAAATAAACCTCAGCTGAGCTATCCCCACTTACTCAGTTGTCCATTGCCCAAAGAGATGCCCCCAAACTTAATCGATGCCATACCAAGAACAGTGTCTCTAGTTACCGATCAATGCAAGAAGGCCACCAATTCGCTTAGAGTGCACTATGAGCGGAAAACGGATAACGATAATGATAATACAAACAATGATACGAATACAACAATGACCAGTCCAAAAACACTGAATTTTGGGGTCTGTG contains:
- the LOC6644834 gene encoding uncharacterized protein LOC6644834 isoform X1; amino-acid sequence: MSAKSGSNELSPDERALAGVNLLLKSDYKSLKELRNGAVWCHLLDRILPGSVRLELVSEYSTNLTDWHANYHLLHTSLRQLHIPMILRVHEIIDGDAEQTMHLVYSFLELYVRKETLGSQLSLPKKSDKLLPRIGSSCFVLIPKLKNILAIFHDEKVKQHQIEQAENNDEKEVTIAKIVEKQPKKRPWLLDRAGFWSATSRRSCFLPKRLFTKIGKRMAAGHQEEEEPLQLQVQHLLGQQHSQIMPSETQTSRSEPDGQQVLETQPQQKQQIVLKKKPQIDKSLERQLIQECSELERAELFMERLWLQCRERRKHAHNNKNNTKWQL
- the LOC6644833 gene encoding uncharacterized protein LOC6644833, giving the protein MARLTALGIAVLLHSVMGVSYYFLLGKCSPAPMLGCWLFSACIVTVLQAIHIFPDWWYTNYSATLFELTTETLVCCLTLDLMLTKLWCRIEGLCHCAIVGILQPLITEDDTYAAWEYWLLGLTTSVIGACLLWFTLWATALPAKMWHGFVVWRQRITSLIDGKLSQLVFAQRESTRSYHCSRQSEVTLAG